The following proteins are encoded in a genomic region of Candidatus Marinarcus aquaticus:
- the lspA gene encoding signal peptidase II encodes MKQRYLVAILLFVAILIIDQYVKMLFVNGLEYEGECLSFVLAYNYGVAFSMFAFLAEYLKYIQIALLLGGAIYLLLNKSVLNYYLLPVALLYAGGIGNIIDRFVHGAVVDYVYWHCGFEFAIFNLADVIIDLAVVLIIWFQFKSSKKEKAEKNNTHLGS; translated from the coding sequence ATGAAACAACGATACCTTGTTGCAATACTTCTGTTTGTAGCAATTTTAATCATTGACCAATACGTCAAGATGTTGTTTGTCAATGGTTTAGAGTATGAAGGAGAGTGTCTCTCTTTTGTTTTGGCATACAATTATGGTGTGGCATTTTCAATGTTCGCATTTTTAGCAGAGTATTTAAAATACATACAAATTGCACTTTTATTAGGTGGGGCGATTTATCTGCTGCTTAATAAATCGGTTTTAAACTACTACTTGTTACCTGTAGCACTTCTGTACGCTGGTGGTATCGGGAATATTATTGATCGATTTGTACATGGAGCGGTGGTGGATTATGTCTATTGGCATTGTGGATTTGAATTTGCTATTTTCAACTTAGCTGATGTGATTATCGACTTGGCAGTGGTATTAATCATATGGTTTCAGTTTAAATCTTCTAAAAAAGAAAAAGCAGAAAAAAACAACACGCATTTGGGCTCTTAA
- the glmM gene encoding phosphoglucosamine mutase gives MKLFGTDGVRGKAGEFLDAMTAMKLAMAAGIFFRKQSYTNKILVGKDTRRSGYMIENALVSGLTAVGYDVIQIGPMPTPAIAYLTESMRCDAGIMLSASHNPFDDNGIKFFNKNGDKLGTGCEAEIEKIFYNDELIKSSQVTGKQIGASKRIDDVIGRYIVSIKSSFPKDLSLNGMRIVLDCANGAAYKVGPTILEELGAEVITINNKPNGYNINEDCGALHPKNVGKIVQEVRADIGIALDGDADRLVIVDENGEVVHGDKLIGALCVYLHQEKLLKGQTCVATVMSNKALEDYLQRYELKLNRTDVGDKYILMDMKDNDLNFGGEQSGHIIFGDVAKTGDGLASALQVLAMLIKSGKKASEVLNAFELYPQLLVNLNVSQKLPLDQIEGLEEELESIRSQGIRDLIRYSGTENKMRLLLEGKDEKEVKKAMDKLVAFIQSKI, from the coding sequence ATGAAACTATTCGGTACCGACGGAGTACGGGGAAAAGCGGGCGAATTCCTAGATGCAATGACCGCTATGAAATTGGCAATGGCAGCAGGAATATTTTTTAGAAAACAGTCATATACGAACAAAATTTTAGTGGGTAAAGATACCAGACGTAGTGGATACATGATAGAAAACGCATTGGTCAGTGGTTTAACCGCAGTGGGATATGACGTGATTCAAATTGGTCCTATGCCCACACCTGCGATTGCTTACTTAACAGAGAGCATGCGATGTGATGCAGGAATCATGCTTTCAGCTTCTCATAATCCCTTTGATGACAATGGAATTAAATTTTTTAACAAAAACGGAGATAAGTTGGGTACAGGATGTGAAGCAGAGATAGAGAAAATCTTTTATAACGATGAACTTATTAAAAGCTCACAAGTAACTGGAAAACAAATTGGCGCTTCAAAAAGAATTGATGATGTTATAGGACGATACATCGTCTCAATTAAGAGCTCTTTTCCTAAAGATTTATCGCTTAATGGCATGAGAATTGTCCTTGATTGTGCCAATGGAGCAGCTTATAAAGTAGGACCAACGATTCTTGAAGAGCTTGGGGCTGAAGTGATTACCATTAACAATAAACCCAATGGATACAACATCAACGAAGATTGTGGTGCGCTGCATCCTAAAAATGTGGGGAAAATCGTACAAGAAGTACGTGCAGATATTGGAATTGCTTTAGATGGAGATGCCGATAGACTGGTGATTGTTGATGAAAATGGTGAAGTCGTACACGGGGATAAACTTATTGGTGCGTTGTGTGTCTATTTGCATCAAGAAAAATTGCTCAAAGGACAAACTTGCGTGGCAACGGTCATGAGTAATAAAGCATTGGAAGATTATCTGCAAAGGTATGAGCTTAAACTCAACCGTACGGATGTGGGTGATAAATATATTTTGATGGATATGAAAGATAATGACTTGAACTTTGGTGGTGAGCAAAGTGGGCACATCATTTTTGGTGATGTGGCAAAAACTGGAGATGGTCTGGCTTCAGCGCTTCAAGTATTGGCCATGCTGATTAAAAGCGGTAAAAAAGCGAGTGAAGTACTCAATGCATTTGAACTCTATCCACAACTTTTGGTGAACTTGAATGTGAGTCAAAAACTGCCACTTGATCAAATTGAAGGTTTAGAAGAAGAGCTTGAAAGCATTCGATCTCAAGGTATTCGAGACCTTATTCGATACTCAGGAACAGAGAATAAAATGCGATTGCTTTTAGAAGGTAAAGATGAAAAAGAAGTGAAAAAAGCTATGGACAAACTCGTAGCGTTTATTCAAAGTAAAATATGA
- the rpsT gene encoding 30S ribosomal protein S20: MANHKSAEKRARQTKVRTERNRFYKTRIKNITKDVLSAVEAADKDKALEAMKTANKYLHHCVAKGVLKKGNAARKVSRLQVKVNAL; this comes from the coding sequence ATGGCAAATCACAAATCTGCTGAGAAAAGAGCACGACAAACTAAGGTTAGAACTGAGCGAAACAGATTCTACAAAACAAGAATTAAAAACATCACAAAAGATGTTTTATCTGCGGTAGAGGCTGCTGATAAAGATAAAGCTTTAGAAGCAATGAAAACAGCGAATAAATACCTTCACCACTGCGTTGCAAAAGGTGTATTAAAAAAAGGTAATGCTGCTAGAAAAGTAAGTAGATTACAAGTAAAAGTGAACGCACTATAA
- the prfA gene encoding peptide chain release factor 1: MLQDKLQPFLDRYEEINNLLVSPDITTNIKKMTELSKEQSSLEAIVNAAKEYLQVIHDIEENKQLLEDSELGELAKEELKELEPKKIELESEIKILLVPKDPNDDKNIYLELRAGTGGDEAAIFVGDLFRAYLRYAELKGWKVEVMSSSESEAGGYKEMVFLVKGDQVYSRLKFEGGTHRVQRVPATESQGRVHTSAITVAVMPEIDDVEIEINPNDLKIDVMRSSGCGGQSVNTTDSAVRITHLPTGIVVTNQDQKSQHKNKEKAMKVLKARLYDLQMQEQQEKEGANRKEQVGTGDRSGRIRTYNYPQNRVSDHRINLTLYRLENIMEDGVFDEIIDPLIANHQAQLMEASGL; encoded by the coding sequence ATGTTACAAGATAAACTTCAACCCTTTCTTGATCGTTATGAAGAGATCAATAATTTATTGGTTTCTCCAGACATCACAACAAATATCAAAAAGATGACGGAGCTTTCAAAAGAGCAATCGAGTCTTGAAGCAATTGTAAATGCTGCAAAAGAGTATTTACAAGTTATTCATGATATCGAAGAGAACAAACAACTTTTAGAAGACAGCGAATTAGGTGAATTGGCAAAAGAGGAACTTAAAGAGTTAGAACCTAAAAAAATAGAACTTGAGTCTGAGATCAAAATTTTACTTGTACCCAAAGATCCAAATGATGATAAAAACATCTATTTGGAACTTCGTGCTGGTACAGGTGGTGATGAAGCTGCCATTTTCGTAGGGGATTTATTTAGAGCCTATTTACGATATGCAGAACTTAAGGGTTGGAAAGTAGAAGTCATGAGCTCAAGTGAGAGTGAAGCTGGTGGCTATAAAGAGATGGTTTTTCTCGTAAAAGGTGATCAGGTCTACAGTCGATTAAAATTCGAAGGTGGAACACACCGAGTTCAAAGGGTACCAGCAACAGAGTCACAAGGAAGAGTTCATACTTCAGCAATCACAGTAGCAGTGATGCCAGAAATTGATGATGTTGAAATTGAAATTAACCCAAATGATTTAAAAATAGATGTAATGCGTTCATCTGGTTGTGGTGGTCAGTCTGTAAATACAACAGACAGTGCGGTTCGAATCACTCACTTACCAACAGGTATAGTGGTGACTAACCAAGACCAAAAATCACAACACAAAAACAAAGAGAAAGCAATGAAGGTTTTAAAAGCAAGGCTATATGACCTTCAGATGCAAGAACAACAAGAGAAAGAGGGTGCCAACCGAAAAGAGCAAGTGGGTACCGGTGATAGAAGTGGACGAATTCGTACCTATAACTATCCTCAAAACCGAGTGAGTGATCATCGTATTAACTTGACACTCTATCGTTTAGAAAACATAATGGAAGATGGGGTTTTTGATGAAATCATTGACCCACTCATTGCCAATCACCAAGCTCAACTTATGGAAGCCAGTGGACTATAA
- a CDS encoding GGDEF domain-containing protein: MLEKWINILNKLDFAFQPIIHTYTGKIYGVEALLRNVEIATEYHNIQNLFDCAFEDDLLYQVDLELRKKAIKKLKMLDIENVKLFYNLDNRIIYSKNCPQGQTAKLLEENGLKKDAICFELSEKGSMIEQSALSSMIQKYKKDGYSIAIDDFGIGVSGLKLLYYSEANIIKLDRFFITNIHNDSKKKLFCTSIIDMAHTMGMKVVAEGIEKKEEYYTCKDMGVDFIQGFLVQKPTIKVKQIEPIYKNILKLLKQDRRDENKNNIDSSFIEYIKPININTSLHDLFLYFKNQPHNTFVPIVDNYDHLKGVIYEVDIKKISYSQYGLSLAKNVSYSSNLCKFLKPALCVEATWGIDKTLEIYNMNQDHSRGIFVTKANKYHGFINVNSLLSLSHKRTIEIAKNQNPLTKLPGNNQIEEYIYKSFKQLRNEMGFHMLYFDFNDFKPFNDSYGFRQGDRAILIFSELLQKLLPSDVFIGHIGGDDFFIGFKEYDYETVYEFAHTIQREFESSVANLYNKEDREREFMVCTDRFNIQREFKLLSVACAIVEIGPKTVKKNFDFTLGKIKKVSKKATNPIGVCL, encoded by the coding sequence ATGTTAGAAAAATGGATTAATATACTTAATAAGTTAGATTTCGCTTTTCAACCCATTATCCACACCTATACTGGAAAGATTTATGGCGTAGAAGCACTTCTTAGAAATGTGGAGATTGCAACAGAATACCACAACATACAAAATCTTTTTGATTGTGCTTTTGAAGATGACCTTCTTTATCAAGTCGATTTAGAGCTTCGAAAAAAAGCGATTAAAAAACTCAAAATGCTTGATATTGAAAATGTCAAACTCTTTTATAACTTAGATAATCGAATCATCTACAGTAAGAACTGTCCACAAGGACAAACAGCCAAACTGCTTGAAGAGAATGGGTTAAAAAAAGATGCCATCTGTTTTGAACTGAGTGAAAAGGGAAGCATGATAGAACAAAGTGCTCTTTCCTCTATGATTCAAAAGTATAAAAAAGATGGTTACAGCATTGCCATTGATGATTTTGGTATTGGAGTATCGGGTCTAAAACTTCTTTATTACAGTGAAGCCAATATCATCAAACTCGATCGTTTTTTTATTACGAATATTCATAATGACTCAAAGAAAAAGCTTTTTTGTACTTCCATAATTGACATGGCGCACACCATGGGAATGAAAGTGGTTGCTGAAGGGATTGAGAAAAAAGAGGAGTATTATACGTGTAAAGATATGGGTGTGGATTTTATTCAAGGCTTTTTGGTACAAAAACCCACCATCAAAGTCAAACAAATTGAACCCATATATAAAAACATCCTCAAACTCTTAAAACAAGACCGACGAGATGAAAACAAAAACAATATTGATTCCAGTTTCATTGAATACATCAAACCCATCAATATCAATACATCACTGCATGATCTTTTTTTATACTTTAAAAACCAACCTCATAATACGTTTGTACCCATTGTTGATAATTATGACCACTTAAAAGGGGTCATTTATGAAGTGGATATTAAAAAAATATCCTACTCTCAATATGGTTTGTCATTGGCCAAAAATGTGTCGTACAGCAGTAACTTGTGTAAGTTTTTAAAACCAGCACTTTGTGTAGAAGCGACATGGGGAATTGATAAAACATTAGAAATATACAATATGAATCAAGATCACTCCCGAGGAATTTTTGTCACCAAAGCCAATAAGTATCATGGCTTTATCAATGTCAACTCTTTGCTTTCACTTTCACATAAACGTACCATTGAGATTGCAAAAAATCAAAACCCATTAACCAAACTTCCTGGGAACAACCAAATTGAAGAGTATATCTATAAAAGTTTCAAACAACTCAGAAATGAGATGGGCTTTCATATGCTCTATTTCGATTTCAATGATTTTAAACCCTTTAATGATTCGTATGGTTTCAGACAAGGAGATCGTGCCATTTTAATCTTTTCAGAACTGCTTCAAAAACTGCTGCCAAGCGATGTCTTTATTGGACACATTGGAGGAGATGATTTCTTTATTGGCTTTAAAGAGTATGATTATGAAACCGTATATGAATTTGCACATACCATTCAAAGAGAGTTTGAATCCTCCGTTGCCAATCTTTACAACAAAGAAGATCGTGAAAGAGAATTCATGGTGTGCACTGACCGATTTAATATTCAACGAGAGTTCAAACTGCTCTCTGTGGCTTGTGCCATTGTAGAAATTGGTCCAAAAACAGTTAAAAAGAACTTCGATTTTACATTAGGAAAAATCAAAAAAGTCTCTAAAAAAGCCACCAATCCTATCGGAGTGTGCTTGTAA
- a CDS encoding PstS family phosphate ABC transporter substrate-binding protein, with protein MNLRKSALALIAAATVASSLGANDQIRIVGSSTVYPFTSYVAEEFGATTGFKTPVVESTGSGGGMKIFCAGAGVDTPSFTNASRPMKDKEFATCQKNGVKEITGFMVGYDGIAIAQSNDNAPLNLTKEQIFLALAQEVPSKDGKKLIPNPYKKWSDIDPSLPNREIRMIGAPTTSGTRDSFDEMVMEHASKNFKIYGGKYKKIRTDGAYIPGGENDNLIVQQLTQDKAALGYFGYSFLEENHDKINGVTLNGIAPTAENIANGKYPVSRSLFMYMKNGHIGKVKGVAEFLDLYATKAMIGPKGVLRNIGLIPMQDKMLKEVQASVKARTLLTADMVKHKTVLPVK; from the coding sequence ATGAATTTAAGAAAATCTGCTTTAGCATTAATTGCTGCTGCTACTGTTGCTTCATCTTTAGGAGCAAATGATCAAATTAGAATTGTTGGGTCATCTACTGTTTACCCATTTACAAGTTACGTTGCTGAAGAATTTGGTGCGACAACGGGTTTTAAAACACCTGTCGTTGAATCAACTGGTTCAGGTGGTGGTATGAAAATTTTCTGTGCAGGTGCAGGAGTTGATACTCCAAGTTTTACAAATGCTTCACGACCAATGAAAGATAAAGAGTTCGCAACGTGTCAAAAAAATGGTGTAAAAGAGATCACTGGTTTCATGGTAGGATATGATGGGATTGCAATTGCTCAAAGCAATGACAATGCTCCATTAAACTTAACAAAAGAGCAAATTTTCTTAGCATTAGCACAAGAAGTTCCTTCAAAAGATGGTAAAAAATTGATCCCTAACCCATATAAAAAATGGAGTGATATTGACCCTTCATTACCAAACAGAGAAATCAGAATGATTGGTGCTCCAACAACATCTGGAACAAGAGACTCATTTGATGAAATGGTGATGGAACACGCTTCTAAAAACTTTAAAATCTATGGTGGGAAATACAAAAAAATCAGAACGGATGGTGCATATATCCCTGGTGGTGAAAACGACAATTTAATCGTTCAACAATTAACACAAGATAAAGCCGCTTTAGGTTACTTCGGTTACAGCTTCTTAGAAGAGAACCATGACAAAATCAATGGTGTGACTTTAAATGGAATTGCGCCAACTGCTGAAAATATTGCAAACGGGAAATACCCAGTATCAAGAAGTCTGTTTATGTATATGAAAAATGGGCACATTGGAAAAGTTAAAGGTGTTGCTGAGTTCTTAGATCTTTATGCTACAAAAGCAATGATTGGACCAAAAGGTGTTTTAAGAAACATTGGTTTAATCCCTATGCAAGACAAAATGCTTAAAGAGGTTCAAGCTTCTGTAAAAGCAAGAACACTTTTAACTGCTGATATGGTTAAACACAAAACAGTTCTACCAGTAAAATAA
- the pstC gene encoding phosphate ABC transporter permease subunit PstC has protein sequence MESFIRIVLIFASLISVLTTFGILFSIIFESIHFFQRESFFGFIFGTDWNPDTAFLEGAGRATEGVAQAQFGAVPIFAGTFYITLIAMAVAVPIGILSAVFMSEYASKKVRNTIKPTLEILAGIPTVVYGFFAAITVAPFIVNVFSALGIDASYRSALGAGVVMGIMIIPIISSLSDDVISSVPQNIRNGSLALGMNKAETIMFVVIPSAMPGIIAAVLLGISRALGETMIVVMAASLRPNLTMNPLEDMTTVTVKIVESLVGDQEFDSSLTLSAFALGLVLFVVTLIINIISITTIRKFHQKYKISNL, from the coding sequence ATTGAGTCTTTTATTCGAATTGTTCTTATCTTCGCTTCACTTATTTCAGTATTGACCACTTTTGGTATTCTTTTTTCAATTATTTTCGAATCAATTCATTTTTTCCAACGTGAAAGCTTTTTTGGATTTATTTTTGGTACCGATTGGAATCCTGATACAGCCTTTTTAGAGGGTGCTGGACGAGCAACTGAAGGTGTTGCCCAAGCACAATTTGGTGCAGTGCCTATTTTTGCTGGTACCTTTTATATTACTCTTATTGCGATGGCTGTAGCAGTACCTATTGGTATTTTAAGTGCGGTGTTTATGTCAGAGTATGCGAGCAAGAAAGTGCGAAATACGATTAAACCCACTCTTGAGATTTTAGCAGGTATTCCAACCGTTGTGTATGGATTCTTTGCGGCCATTACTGTGGCACCTTTTATTGTGAATGTTTTCAGTGCTTTGGGTATTGATGCATCATATCGAAGTGCATTGGGTGCAGGTGTGGTGATGGGGATCATGATTATTCCTATTATTTCCAGTTTAAGTGATGACGTTATCAGCTCTGTGCCACAAAACATTCGAAACGGTTCATTAGCCCTTGGAATGAACAAAGCAGAAACGATTATGTTTGTTGTTATTCCTTCAGCCATGCCAGGGATTATTGCTGCTGTGTTATTGGGTATTTCAAGAGCATTGGGTGAAACCATGATTGTTGTAATGGCAGCAAGTTTACGACCAAACTTAACCATGAACCCTTTAGAAGATATGACCACCGTTACAGTTAAAATCGTAGAGTCTCTTGTAGGGGACCAAGAATTTGACAGTTCATTAACGCTTTCAGCCTTTGCGCTTGGTTTGGTTCTATTTGTTGTAACTCTTATTATTAATATTATTTCAATTACAACCATTAGAAAATTCCACCAAAAATATAAAATTTCGAATCTGTAA
- the pstA gene encoding phosphate ABC transporter permease PstA, which yields MKKTNDFYIPQIAQRNRKAKRFMYITMAAVILSLSFLGFFLFDIVKNGYPAFQQSYIKVDVTIDEEAAENPYGIFDRDMSQIISRAWLRSLPQEIRENPEWMGTTQTFWALTNAEADQHVKGKHSRLKQRTKDKIDQLLAQGEIEKRFNVIFFFTGDSKIPENAGFYAAMIGSVLTMIVTMSLAVPIGVMTAIYLEEFAPDNKVTQIIEVNINNLAAIPSILFGLLGLAIFINFFGVPRSSPLVGGMTLALMSLPIIIVSSKAALKSVPASIRQAGYGLGLTKWQVTRDHVLPLAFPGILTGSIIALAQAMGETAPLIIVGMIAFVPDAVTNITSAATVMPAQIFTWSGMPERAYIEKTAAGIIVLLTVLISLNTIAVLLRKKFEVKW from the coding sequence ATGAAAAAAACAAACGACTTTTACATACCACAAATTGCACAACGAAACAGAAAAGCCAAACGCTTTATGTATATTACAATGGCAGCCGTGATTCTTTCACTCTCTTTTTTAGGTTTTTTCTTGTTTGATATTGTTAAAAATGGTTACCCTGCATTTCAACAATCTTATATCAAAGTTGATGTGACCATCGATGAAGAGGCTGCTGAAAACCCTTACGGTATTTTTGATCGTGACATGAGTCAAATCATCAGCCGTGCTTGGTTACGAAGCCTTCCTCAAGAAATCAGAGAAAATCCAGAATGGATGGGAACCACTCAAACATTTTGGGCATTAACCAATGCAGAAGCAGACCAACATGTCAAAGGGAAACATTCACGACTGAAACAACGAACAAAAGATAAAATCGATCAACTCTTAGCGCAAGGTGAGATTGAAAAACGATTTAACGTCATTTTCTTTTTCACGGGAGATTCAAAGATTCCTGAAAATGCAGGTTTTTATGCTGCGATGATTGGTTCAGTTTTAACCATGATTGTAACGATGTCATTGGCAGTACCTATTGGAGTGATGACCGCCATTTATCTTGAAGAGTTTGCTCCCGATAACAAAGTAACACAAATCATTGAAGTGAACATCAATAACCTTGCAGCCATACCTTCAATTTTGTTTGGTCTATTGGGCTTGGCTATTTTCATTAACTTCTTTGGGGTTCCAAGAAGTTCACCACTGGTTGGGGGTATGACACTGGCATTGATGTCCTTACCTATTATCATTGTAAGTTCAAAAGCAGCTCTTAAATCCGTACCAGCAAGTATTCGACAAGCAGGTTATGGATTGGGATTAACAAAATGGCAAGTGACACGTGACCACGTTTTACCTTTAGCATTCCCTGGTATTTTAACGGGTTCAATCATCGCTTTAGCACAAGCCATGGGGGAAACTGCTCCTTTGATTATTGTAGGGATGATTGCTTTTGTTCCTGATGCGGTGACCAATATCACATCAGCTGCAACGGTTATGCCAGCGCAAATTTTCACATGGTCAGGAATGCCAGAGCGCGCCTATATTGAAAAAACAGCCGCAGGTATTATTGTACTGTTAACGGTTCTTATTTCTTTAAATACCATTGCTGTGTTGTTAAGAAAGAAATTTGAAGTTAAATGGTGA
- the pstB gene encoding phosphate ABC transporter ATP-binding protein PstB encodes MSKQNVKVDVKDLNLWYANNHALHDINIDLYENKITALIGASGCGKSTFLRCLNRMNDLVASAKIKGNVVIDKKNIYDKDVDVVSVRKRIGMVFQQPNPFPKSIYENVAYAPLKHGIVKKGKACDALVEESLHGAGIWDEVKDKLHAPGTSLSGGQQQRLCIARTIAVRPDVILMDEPTSALDPISTEKIEALMLELKKKYTIITVTHNMQQAARVADYTAFFHLGQLIEYDETETIFVNPKEKKTEDYITGRFG; translated from the coding sequence ATGAGTAAACAAAACGTTAAAGTAGATGTCAAAGATTTAAACTTATGGTACGCAAATAATCATGCTTTACATGATATTAATATTGATTTATATGAAAACAAAATCACTGCACTTATTGGTGCATCAGGGTGTGGTAAATCGACCTTTTTACGATGCTTGAACCGTATGAACGATTTGGTTGCCAGTGCAAAAATAAAAGGAAACGTTGTCATTGATAAAAAAAATATTTATGACAAAGATGTGGACGTAGTAAGTGTACGAAAACGAATTGGTATGGTGTTTCAACAACCCAACCCTTTTCCTAAATCAATCTATGAAAATGTGGCTTATGCCCCATTGAAACACGGGATTGTTAAAAAAGGGAAAGCGTGTGATGCTTTAGTTGAAGAGTCACTTCATGGAGCAGGTATTTGGGATGAAGTTAAAGATAAACTCCATGCTCCTGGAACATCACTCTCAGGTGGTCAACAACAACGGTTATGTATTGCACGAACGATTGCTGTGCGACCCGATGTTATTTTAATGGATGAACCAACCTCAGCTTTAGACCCAATCAGTACAGAAAAAATTGAAGCTTTAATGTTGGAACTAAAGAAAAAATATACCATCATCACAGTGACACACAATATGCAACAAGCTGCACGGGTTGCAGACTATACAGCGTTTTTCCATTTAGGTCAACTCATTGAGTATGACGAAACGGAAACGATTTTTGTAAACCCAAAAGAGAAAAAAACAGAAGATTATATTACAGGAAGGTTTGGATAA
- a CDS encoding phosphate signaling complex PhoU family protein, which produces MLQVFKEKLDTIKNEIIFIGDKVVKANELALSGLVEDKAELFNDAKSELNNIENLSNKIDNLIVTTLALHAPEAKDLRSLVSYLKITNEVVRASSNTKSFIKAFSKAMNHDVDVEKVKEYAIPLHKSTILSLKTALVMINLADDNDTEDYFHKVIVEESKTDDLYSMIEKNLLKLITKNRDLSKDYFDLLGSFRRLEKVADRAASIANLLLFAHIGGEILQA; this is translated from the coding sequence ATGTTACAAGTATTTAAAGAGAAACTTGACACCATTAAAAATGAGATTATTTTTATTGGTGATAAAGTAGTAAAAGCCAATGAGTTGGCACTAAGTGGTTTGGTTGAAGATAAAGCAGAGCTTTTCAATGATGCAAAATCAGAATTGAATAATATTGAGAATCTTTCCAATAAGATTGATAATTTAATTGTAACCACATTGGCACTGCATGCACCAGAAGCAAAAGATTTACGTTCATTGGTTTCATACTTAAAAATCACCAATGAAGTTGTACGAGCAAGTTCAAATACCAAGAGTTTCATCAAAGCGTTTTCAAAAGCAATGAACCATGATGTGGACGTAGAAAAAGTAAAAGAGTATGCTATTCCATTACACAAGTCAACAATTCTTTCACTCAAAACAGCTTTGGTGATGATCAATTTAGCCGATGACAACGACACTGAAGATTACTTTCATAAAGTCATCGTTGAAGAGAGTAAAACTGATGATTTATACTCGATGATTGAAAAAAATTTATTAAAGCTGATTACTAAAAACAGAGATCTTTCAAAAGACTATTTTGATCTATTGGGTTCATTTCGACGTTTAGAGAAAGTGGCCGACCGAGCAGCGAGTATTGCAAACTTACTTCTGTTTGCTCATATAGGTGGGGAAATTCTCCAAGCATAA
- a CDS encoding phosphate-starvation-inducible PsiE family protein: MKRAVLKIKRYFSYNYEVLIAALLFVTIVFVGLEFYKAIILMLEFIVIMEVVKMVSDFIKKEKLRLRFVIDIFIIFLIRDVIILASHRTKDYFDIAFLLGVIFVFFIFRIFAIKFSPGVIKISKDTVIEYEDDRKSKKISKNDPKVQLGKEYDTDS, translated from the coding sequence ATGAAAAGAGCAGTATTAAAAATAAAACGATACTTCAGTTATAACTATGAAGTACTCATTGCAGCGTTGCTGTTTGTTACCATTGTATTTGTCGGTTTGGAGTTTTACAAAGCCATTATCTTGATGCTTGAATTCATCGTGATCATGGAAGTTGTAAAGATGGTATCTGACTTTATTAAAAAAGAGAAGTTAAGATTACGATTTGTTATTGATATTTTTATCATTTTCTTGATTCGTGATGTTATTATTTTAGCTTCACATAGAACAAAAGACTACTTTGATATTGCCTTTTTATTGGGTGTCATTTTTGTCTTTTTCATCTTTAGAATTTTTGCGATTAAGTTCTCTCCGGGAGTGATTAAAATCTCTAAAGACACAGTGATTGAATATGAAGACGATAGAAAGTCAAAAAAAATCTCAAAAAATGACCCTAAGGTGCAACTTGGAAAAGAATACGATACTGATAGTTGA